A genomic stretch from Burkholderia pyrrocinia includes:
- a CDS encoding acetyltransferase: MNVTTSDDCIGVLPDHPWAKHFIVLGYRDGAVSSIPNNFFRDWLDEEAQVGTFHIGRCSGLGVGSIVKYDQGHQKLVIGKNVAGGMRLRFLLNGQHEMRTISTSMFSIYGNGLVNAPMPQYADTVIHNDVWIGDEALFLGGSQIESGCVIGARAVVPPNFRTEAYGIYAGSPARLVRFRFTEKVREQLLQLAWWDMPLDWIKQNNDAFLVDLTADEGRALDTLAALKEAKDRAVSTSGHPAAAPTAI, translated from the coding sequence ATGAACGTTACGACCTCCGACGACTGTATTGGCGTGTTGCCCGACCATCCGTGGGCGAAGCATTTCATTGTGCTGGGCTACCGGGATGGTGCCGTTTCGTCTATTCCAAACAATTTCTTCCGCGACTGGCTCGACGAAGAGGCGCAGGTCGGCACCTTTCATATCGGCCGTTGCTCGGGGCTTGGTGTGGGCTCGATCGTGAAGTACGACCAGGGCCATCAGAAACTCGTGATCGGCAAGAACGTGGCCGGCGGAATGCGCCTGCGTTTCCTGCTGAACGGTCAGCACGAGATGCGCACCATTTCCACGAGCATGTTCAGCATTTACGGTAACGGCCTCGTAAACGCGCCGATGCCGCAATACGCGGATACCGTGATTCACAACGACGTCTGGATCGGCGATGAAGCGCTGTTCCTTGGCGGTAGCCAGATCGAGAGCGGATGCGTGATCGGCGCACGGGCCGTCGTTCCGCCCAATTTCCGCACCGAGGCTTACGGGATCTATGCGGGTTCGCCGGCCCGTCTGGTTCGCTTCCGCTTCACGGAGAAAGTGCGCGAACAACTGCTGCAGCTCGCGTGGTGGGATATGCCGCTCGACTGGATCAAGCAGAACAACGACGCATTTCTTGTCGATCTCACCGCCGACGAAGGGCGTGCGCTCGACACCCTCGCGGCGCTCAAGGAGGCCAAGGACCGTGCTGTAAGCACGTCCGGGCACCCGGCCGCTGCACCGACCGCCATCTGA